A stretch of Lathyrus oleraceus cultivar Zhongwan6 chromosome 6, CAAS_Psat_ZW6_1.0, whole genome shotgun sequence DNA encodes these proteins:
- the LOC127098003 gene encoding uncharacterized protein LOC127098003 isoform X2, whose amino-acid sequence MKFICPNIIFIVFLLSTATITSSQSESSETNIISRFQQFLKIKTDHPTPNYKQSSDFLISQAKSLSLQSQTIEHVPGKPLVLLKWTGTSPELPAIMLYSHTDVVPAEHDKWDHPPFDAHLDSEGRIYARGSQDMKCVGMQYLEAVRKLKQWGFQPKRTIYLAFAPDEEIGGHDGAEKFSLSRVFQDLNVGIVLDEGLASPDDYYRAFYAERSPWWLKIKAVGIPGHGAKLYDNSAMENLLKSIEIIRRYRASQFDLIKAGLKADGEVISINMAFLKAGTPSPTGFVMNLQPSEAEAGFDIRVPPTADTESLERRIAEEWAPTWRNMSFTFKQKVSGCDASGKPVVTKTDSSNPWWALLENAVQEAGGKLGKPEIFPASTDARYFRNLGLPAIGFSPMANTPILLHDHNEYLHKDEYLKGIKIYESIIKAYASYDEHVNDERSKDEL is encoded by the exons ATGAAGTTCATCTGCCCAAACATCATCTTCATAGTTTTTCTATTATCAACCGCAACAATCACATCTTCACAATCTGAATCTTCAGAAACCAACATCATTTCACGGTTCCAACAATTCCTCAAAATCAAAACCGATCATCCAACTCCAAACTACAAACAATCCTCCGATTTCCTAATTTCACAAGCCAAATCCCTCTCACTCCAATCCCAAACAATCGAACACGTTCCAGGAAAAcccttagtccttctcaaatgGACCGGAACCAGCCCAGAGCTTCCTGCAATCATGCTCTACTCTCACACCGATGTTGTCCCCGCCGAACACGATAAGTGGGACCATCCTCCCTTTGATGCCCATCTGGATTCTGAGGGAAGAATCTACGCGAGAGGCTCTCAGGATATGAAGTGTGTTGGCATGCAGTATCTTGAAGCTGTTCGTAAGCTTAAACAATGGGGTTTTCAACCCAAAAGGACTATTTATTTGGCTTTTGCTCCTGATGAGGAAATTGGTGGACATGATGGTGCTGAGAAGTTTTCTCTTTCTAGGGTTTTTCAGGATTTGAATGTTGGAATAGTGCTTGATGAAG GGTTGGCTTCTCCGGATGACTATTACAGGGCATTCTATGCAGAGAGGAGTCCTTGGTGGCTGAAAATCAAGGCCGTTGGGATTCCGGGACATGGGGCCAAGCTTTATGATAACTCTGCTATGGAGAATCTTTTGAAGAGTATTGAAATCATCCGAAGGTATCGTGCCTCGCAGTTCGACTTGATCAAGGCTGGCTTGAAGGCCGATGGGGAAGTTATTTCTATTAACATGGCCTTTTTGAAGGCTGGAACTCCATCACCAACC GGTTTTGTCATGAATTTGCAGCCATCTGAAGCAGAAGCTGGATTTGATATTAGAGTGCCACCAACTGCAGATACAGAATCACTGGAGAGGCGAATTGCCGAAGAGTGGGCTCCTACTTGGCGCAATATGTCTTTCACC TTCAAACAAAAGGTGTCTGGATGTGATGCATCCGGGAAACCAGTTGTCACCAAAACCGACAGTTCCAATCCTTGGTGGGCATTGTTAGAAAATGCTGTCCAAGAGGCTGGTGGGAAACTTGGCAAGCCAGAGATCTTTCCTGCGTCCACGGATGCACGCTATTTCCGCAATCTTGGACTGCCAGCTATTGGATTCTCACCTATGGCAAACACTCCTATCCTACTCCATGACCACAATGAG TATCTTCACAAAGATGAATATTTGAAAGGAATCAAAATATATGAGTCGATTATTAAAGCATATGCGTCCTATGATGAACATGTAAATGATGAAAGGTCCAAAGATGAGTTATGA
- the LOC127098003 gene encoding uncharacterized protein LOC127098003 isoform X1: protein MKFICPNIIFIVFLLSTATITSSQSESSETNIISRFQQFLKIKTDHPTPNYKQSSDFLISQAKSLSLQSQTIEHVPGKPLVLLKWTGTSPELPAIMLYSHTDVVPAEHDKWDHPPFDAHLDSEGRIYARGSQDMKCVGMQYLEAVRKLKQWGFQPKRTIYLAFAPDEEIGGHDGAEKFSLSRVFQDLNVGIVLDEGLASPDDYYRAFYAERSPWWLKIKAVGIPGHGAKLYDNSAMENLLKSIEIIRRYRASQFDLIKAGLKADGEVISINMAFLKAGTPSPTGFVMNLQPSEAEAGFDIRVPPTADTESLERRIAEEWAPTWRNMSFTLGQFKQKVSGCDASGKPVVTKTDSSNPWWALLENAVQEAGGKLGKPEIFPASTDARYFRNLGLPAIGFSPMANTPILLHDHNEYLHKDEYLKGIKIYESIIKAYASYDEHVNDERSKDEL from the exons ATGAAGTTCATCTGCCCAAACATCATCTTCATAGTTTTTCTATTATCAACCGCAACAATCACATCTTCACAATCTGAATCTTCAGAAACCAACATCATTTCACGGTTCCAACAATTCCTCAAAATCAAAACCGATCATCCAACTCCAAACTACAAACAATCCTCCGATTTCCTAATTTCACAAGCCAAATCCCTCTCACTCCAATCCCAAACAATCGAACACGTTCCAGGAAAAcccttagtccttctcaaatgGACCGGAACCAGCCCAGAGCTTCCTGCAATCATGCTCTACTCTCACACCGATGTTGTCCCCGCCGAACACGATAAGTGGGACCATCCTCCCTTTGATGCCCATCTGGATTCTGAGGGAAGAATCTACGCGAGAGGCTCTCAGGATATGAAGTGTGTTGGCATGCAGTATCTTGAAGCTGTTCGTAAGCTTAAACAATGGGGTTTTCAACCCAAAAGGACTATTTATTTGGCTTTTGCTCCTGATGAGGAAATTGGTGGACATGATGGTGCTGAGAAGTTTTCTCTTTCTAGGGTTTTTCAGGATTTGAATGTTGGAATAGTGCTTGATGAAG GGTTGGCTTCTCCGGATGACTATTACAGGGCATTCTATGCAGAGAGGAGTCCTTGGTGGCTGAAAATCAAGGCCGTTGGGATTCCGGGACATGGGGCCAAGCTTTATGATAACTCTGCTATGGAGAATCTTTTGAAGAGTATTGAAATCATCCGAAGGTATCGTGCCTCGCAGTTCGACTTGATCAAGGCTGGCTTGAAGGCCGATGGGGAAGTTATTTCTATTAACATGGCCTTTTTGAAGGCTGGAACTCCATCACCAACC GGTTTTGTCATGAATTTGCAGCCATCTGAAGCAGAAGCTGGATTTGATATTAGAGTGCCACCAACTGCAGATACAGAATCACTGGAGAGGCGAATTGCCGAAGAGTGGGCTCCTACTTGGCGCAATATGTCTTTCACC CTCGGGCAGTTCAAACAAAAGGTGTCTGGATGTGATGCATCCGGGAAACCAGTTGTCACCAAAACCGACAGTTCCAATCCTTGGTGGGCATTGTTAGAAAATGCTGTCCAAGAGGCTGGTGGGAAACTTGGCAAGCCAGAGATCTTTCCTGCGTCCACGGATGCACGCTATTTCCGCAATCTTGGACTGCCAGCTATTGGATTCTCACCTATGGCAAACACTCCTATCCTACTCCATGACCACAATGAG TATCTTCACAAAGATGAATATTTGAAAGGAATCAAAATATATGAGTCGATTATTAAAGCATATGCGTCCTATGATGAACATGTAAATGATGAAAGGTCCAAAGATGAGTTATGA
- the LOC127095068 gene encoding uncharacterized protein LOC127095068: protein MVVSPMNGSMVIDTPTNGSGTISLVCLNCPLSIFCKHFGVDLICFLISQLDVILGMNWLEFNHVHINCFDKVVIFSKFEDDKDSRFIFANQVEMSLKQEDQVLMMLVSLKVDNEAEIVNLPVVCEFPDVFLDDIGDFPPDREVKFTIDLVPGTRPISMESYRMYASKLSELKKELEDLLEKKFVRPSAVSWGALVLLFTKKDENMRLYVDYR from the coding sequence ATGGTAGTATCCCCTATGAATGGTAGTATGGTCATAGATACTCCAACCAATGGTTCTGGGACCATTTCGCtagtttgtttgaattgtcctttgtCCATTTTTTGTAAACATTTTGGAGTTGACTTGATCTGTTTTCTTATAAGTCAATTAGATGTTATTTTGGGAATGAACTGGTTAGAGTTCAACCATGTTCAcatcaattgttttgataaggTCGTGATATTTTCTAAGTTTGAGGACGATAAGGATTCGAGGTTTATATTTGCTAACCAAGTAGAGATGTCCTTGAAGCAAGAGGATCAAGTGCTCATGATGTTAGTTTCTCTGAAAGTAGATAACGAAGCTGAGATTGTTAATCTTCCTGTTGTGTGCGAGTTCCCAGATGTTTTCCTTGATGATATTGGTGATTTTCCTCCTGATCGTGAAGTTAAGTTCACGATagatttagtacctggtactagacctATATCTATGGAATCGTATAGAATGTATGCATCAAAGTTGAGCGAGTTGAAGAAGGAGTTAGAAGATTTGTTAGAGAAGAAGTTTGTCAGACCAAGTGCAGTGTCTTGGGGAGCGCTAGTGTTATTGTTTACGAAGAAAGATGAAAATATGAGATTGTATGTGGATTATCGATAA
- the LOC127098004 gene encoding uncharacterized protein LOC127098004, whose protein sequence is MKFTCMNIIIFIAFLLSTATLTFSASESSESNIISRFQQFLQIKTNHPTPNYTQSSDFLTSQAKSLSLHSQTIELVPGKPLVLLKWTGTSPELPAIMLYSHTDVVPAEQDKWDHPPFEAHVDSEGRIYARGSQDMKCVGMQYLEAVRKLKQWGFQPKRTIYLAFAPDEEIGGHDGAEKFSLSRVFQDLNVGIVLDEGLPSLDDHYRAFYAERSPWWLVIKAVGIPGHGAKLYDNSAMENLLKSIESIRRYRASQSDLIKAGLKAVGEVVSINTVFLKSGTPSPTGFVMNLQPSEAEAGFDIRVPPTADTESLERRIAEEWAPTWRNMSFIFKQKMYGRDASGKPAVTKTDSSNPWWALLENAVQEAGGKLGKPEIFPASTDARYFRSLGFPAIGFSPIANTPDLLHDHNEYLHKDEYLKGIKIYESIIKAYASYDEHGKDERSKDEL, encoded by the exons ATGAAGTTCACCTGCATGAACATCATCATCTTCATAGCTTTTCTATTATCAACAGCAACACTCACATTTTCAgcatcagagtcttcagaatccAACATCATTTCACGTTTCCAACAGTTCCTACAAATCAAAACCAACCATCCAACCCCAAACTACACACAATCATCAGATTTCCTTACATCACAAGCCAAATCCCTCTCACTCCATTCCCAAACTATCGAACTTGTTCCAGGAAAACCTTTAGTCCTTCTCAAATGGACCGGAACCAGCCCAGAGCTTCCTGCCATCATGCTCTACTCTCACACTGATGTTGTCCCTGCGGAACAAGATAAATGGGATCACCCTCCCTTTGAAGCCCATGTGGATTCTGAGGGAAGAATCTATGCGAGAGGCTCTCAGGATATGAAGTGTGTTGGAATGCAGTATCTTGAAGCTGTTCGTAAGCTTAAACAATGGGGGTTTCAACCCAAAAGGACTATTTATTTGGCTTTTGCTCCTGATGAGGAAATTGGTGGACATGATGGTGCTGAGAAGTTTTCTCTTTCTAGGGTTTTTCAGGATTTGAATGTTGGTATAGTGCTTGATGAAG GGCTTCCTTCTCTGGACGACCATTACAGGGCATTCTATGCAGAGAGGAGTCCGTGGTGGTTGGTGATCAAGGCTGTTGGGATTCCTGGGCATGGAGCCAAGCTTTATGATAACTCTGCTATGGAGAATCTTTTGAAGAGTATTGAAAGCATCCGAAGGTATCGTGCCTCGCAGTCTGACTTGATAAAGGCCGGCTTGAAGGCTGTTGGGGAAGTTGTTTCTATCAACACGGTCTTTTTGAAATCTGGAACCCCATCACCAACA GGTTTTGTCATGAATTTGCAGCCATCTGAAGCAGAAGCTGGATTTGATATTAGAGTGCCACCAACTGCGGATACAGAATCACTGGAGAGGCGAATTGCCGAAGAGTGGGCACCTACTTGGCGTAATATGTCTTTCATC TTTAAACAAAAGATGTATGGGCGCGATGCATCCGGAAAACCAGCCGTCACCAAAACTGACAGTTCCAATCCTTGGTGGGCATTGTTAGAAAATGCTGTTCAAGAGGCTGGCGGGAAACTTGGCAAACCAGAGATCTTTCCTGCGTCTACAGATGCACGCTATTTCCGCAGTCTTGGATTTCCAGCTATTGGATTTTCACCTATTGCAAACACTCCTGATCTACTCCATGACCACAATGAG TATCTTCACAAAGATGAATATTTGAAAGGAATCAAAATATATGAGTCAATTATTAAGGCATATGCATCCTATGATGAACATGGAAAAGATGAAAGGTCCAAAGATGAGCTATGA